A section of the Methanococcus vannielii SB genome encodes:
- a CDS encoding 50S ribosomal protein L11 methyltransferase — MELKLSVPQWHYSMLLDDERVSVFKEAIETSVKKGDTVFDLGTGSGILAMVAAKDAKKVYAVELDPITTEYTKRNITTNNFENIIVIESDATYYPFKEKADLVIAELLDTGLITEPQVPVLNSIIKRGLLKEGGIIIPKEVYNTAQIVAAKMNHIYYDEEVTSEKASNEVLYDTINFYKVNDEKVEYILKFEIPNDVKKPAIRLNTYTLLKDGLISGSSPMLNPPLVIPIKNNLNAGTVKIKLSYKMGGDLESIKVQVLK; from the coding sequence ATGGAATTAAAATTATCGGTACCCCAATGGCACTATAGTATGCTTTTAGACGATGAAAGAGTTTCAGTATTTAAAGAAGCGATTGAAACAAGCGTAAAGAAAGGAGATACGGTATTTGACCTTGGAACTGGAAGCGGCATTTTGGCAATGGTTGCAGCAAAGGATGCTAAAAAAGTATATGCAGTAGAACTTGACCCGATAACTACAGAATATACAAAGAGAAATATTACTACGAATAATTTTGAAAATATTATTGTTATTGAAAGCGATGCTACATACTATCCATTTAAAGAAAAGGCAGATTTGGTAATTGCCGAACTTTTGGATACAGGATTAATTACCGAACCGCAAGTTCCGGTTTTAAATTCAATTATAAAACGAGGACTTTTAAAAGAAGGCGGAATTATAATTCCAAAGGAAGTTTATAATACTGCACAGATAGTAGCGGCTAAAATGAACCATATTTACTATGACGAGGAAGTAACGTCAGAAAAAGCTTCGAATGAGGTACTTTACGATACAATAAATTTTTACAAGGTAAATGATGAAAAGGTTGAATATATTCTAAAATTTGAAATACCAAATGATGTAAAAAAGCCTGCAATAAGGTTAAATACATACACTTTGCTAAAAGATGGATTAATTTCAGGCTCTAGCCCCATGCTAAATCCACCCCTTGTAATTCCTATAAAAAATAATTTAAATGCGGGAACTGTAAAAATAAAACTTTCCTATAAAATGGGCGGGGATTTAGAATCAATAAAAGTTCAAGTTTTAAAATAA
- a CDS encoding potassium channel family protein, translated as MYIIIAGIGRVGISLAKSLSGKGHDLVLLDENKKTCEEVASEIDALVINGDCTKIKSLENAGIEDADMFIAVTGNQEINLISSLIAKKSNVSKTIARVSEPDYKEVFESLGVGVVISPELVAANYIEKLIERPGVVDLAIVGRGDAEILELIIPPNSKVANKKIRELKNTKDYVIIAIYEGNELKIPDGSTELKEYDRIIILAKTPALEEVRKVFSNESNE; from the coding sequence ATGTATATTATAATTGCAGGAATAGGCAGAGTAGGAATTTCTCTTGCAAAATCGCTTTCAGGTAAGGGTCACGACCTTGTGCTTTTAGATGAAAATAAAAAAACTTGTGAAGAAGTTGCAAGTGAAATAGATGCACTTGTAATAAATGGCGACTGTACAAAAATTAAATCACTTGAAAATGCAGGAATTGAAGATGCAGATATGTTTATTGCAGTTACTGGAAATCAAGAAATAAATCTAATCAGTAGCCTTATTGCAAAAAAATCTAACGTTTCAAAAACAATTGCACGTGTTAGCGAGCCAGACTATAAAGAAGTATTCGAAAGCCTTGGAGTTGGCGTAGTAATAAGTCCGGAACTTGTTGCAGCAAACTATATCGAAAAATTAATTGAACGGCCCGGTGTAGTAGACCTTGCAATAGTTGGAAGGGGGGATGCAGAAATTTTAGAACTAATAATTCCACCAAATTCAAAAGTTGCGAACAAAAAAATTCGTGAACTTAAAAACACCAAAGATTATGTCATAATTGCAATTTATGAAGGAAACGAGTTAAAAATTCCAGATGGAAGTACTGAATTAAAAGAATACGATAGAATTATCATTCTTGCAAAAACACCTGCTTTAGAGGAGGTTAGAAAAGTATTTTCAAATGAGTCAAATGAATAA
- a CDS encoding ATP-grasp domain-containing protein — protein MKVGILAHKKTPENLMIYEEFLKNNVSIEFIDPLEIINGNENFNFDLILSRVERVFLNEGLYALTELQNNFKVINCAETVNLCQNKYLTYQKLKEVSPKSIMTYSKDFNTVFSNVKKLFGYPFVLKPIYGGYGEGVLKINSKHEFLNTFKELTKNNSEIFIQEYIEYLHDIRVFVINNEIIGAMERIPKNNWKANYSLGAEIKEIELSKDVKNMVLDSVKKVGADIVGVDVLVSKTKNYILEMNITPQFRGMMNFVNVSRKIVDYCMDLME, from the coding sequence ATGAAAGTAGGAATTCTTGCGCATAAAAAAACTCCAGAAAACTTGATGATTTACGAGGAATTTTTAAAAAATAATGTTTCAATCGAATTTATCGACCCACTTGAAATTATTAACGGGAATGAAAATTTTAACTTTGATCTGATATTATCTCGTGTAGAAAGGGTTTTTTTAAATGAAGGGCTTTATGCATTAACCGAACTTCAAAATAATTTTAAAGTGATAAATTGTGCAGAAACAGTAAATCTCTGTCAAAATAAATACCTTACGTATCAAAAATTAAAGGAAGTATCTCCTAAATCTATAATGACGTATTCAAAAGATTTTAATACGGTTTTTTCAAACGTAAAAAAATTATTTGGCTACCCATTTGTTTTAAAACCAATTTATGGGGGATATGGGGAAGGGGTTTTGAAAATAAATTCTAAACATGAATTTTTAAATACTTTTAAAGAATTAACTAAAAATAACAGTGAAATTTTTATTCAAGAATATATCGAATATCTTCACGACATACGTGTTTTTGTAATAAATAACGAGATAATTGGGGCAATGGAAAGAATTCCAAAAAACAACTGGAAGGCAAATTATTCGCTTGGTGCAGAAATTAAAGAAATAGAACTTTCAAAAGATGTAAAAAATATGGTTTTAGACTCAGTAAAAAAAGTAGGTGCAGATATTGTAGGGGTAGACGTTTTAGTTTCAAAAACTAAAAATTATATTTTGGAAATGAATATAACTCCGCAGTTTAGGGGAATGATGAATTTTGTAAATGTTTCAAGAAAAATAGTCGATTACTGTATGGACTTAATGGAATAA